Proteins co-encoded in one Neodiprion lecontei isolate iyNeoLeco1 chromosome 3, iyNeoLeco1.1, whole genome shotgun sequence genomic window:
- the LOC107219920 gene encoding thioredoxin-related transmembrane protein 1 codes for MIVVRYFACFSIFFVLSSIHGVLGGDGGSLQLTEDNWNKILVGEWMVEFYAPWCPACKALEPVWESFASWKNDLGIRVGKVDVTDSPGLSGRFMVTALPTIFHAKDGIFRQYKSPRDKESLISFVKDKKWLQLEPISSWKSPNSIQMSVISYFFKLSQILRGMHNKLMEDYGLPTWGSYLIFSIATIILGAILGLFIVCLIDFIYPPKPVSYPSKKKEKDGSGGFMQEKNEGDEELVENVKDDLVDEDASGSDAQEEDKEEDETKSVPSSPNVRKRKPRKAD; via the exons atgattgttgtACGATATTTTGCCtgtttttctatatttttcgtGTTATCGTCAATCCACGGCGTTCTCGGTGGTGATGGAGGCTCGCTACAGCTAACCGAAGACAactggaataaaatattggTCGGAGAATGGATGGTGGAATT TTACGCACCTTGGTGTCCGGCATGTAAAGCACTGGAGCCAGTTTGGGAGAGTTTTGCCTCCTGGAAAAATGATCTCGGCATTCGGGTTGGCAAAGTAGACGTCACAGATTCACCTGGACTTAGTGGACGATTTATGGTTACTGCCCTACCGACAATATTCCA cgCAAAAGATGGTATATTTAGGCAGTACAAAAGTCCACGAGACAAGGAATCCCTCATATCGTTTGTCAAGGACAAAAAGTGGTTACAACTTGAGCCTATTTCCAGTTGGAAAAGCCCAAACTCTATCCAAATGTCTGTAATCAGCTACTTTTTCAAACTATCACAAATATTGAGG GGAATGCATAACAAACTGATGGAAGACTATGGCCTGCCTACTTGGGGTAGCTATTTGATCTTTTCAATTGCTACAATAATCCTTGGCGCCATTCTAGGACTT TTCATCGTTTGCCTGATCGATTTTATATATCCGCCAAAACCAGTCTCATATCCtagtaagaaaaaagaaaaggatgGGTCTGGCGGTTTTATGCAGGAAAAGAACGAAGGTGACGAAGAATTGGTCGAAAACGTTAAGGATGATTTGGTCGATGAAGATGCAAGTGGATCTGATGCTCAGGAAGAAGATAAGGAGGAAGACGAAACAAAAAGCGTACCCAGCAGCCCGAACGTACGCAAACGAAAGCCACGCAAGGCTGACTAA
- the LOC107219913 gene encoding F-box only protein 28: MPCVGNSSNDMLQLINLPDVVLETILSNLTYDEIARNRTVCKQFDRTCKKLLNRGFNLMEKYHAQCLRAVKCQLPRRESERRSHPLARHCDILTAIETRISMLSMTFIKYVDLNLCCFIPGKVIDEIFRVLRLIRDAKTPPRAHEILQELRDISSMAMEHFDEKILPKLKHSICTSVVSHVGTYDLPNASLMISHHTNSGNITLAHGLSPEKLNQTFRKIQNRAKRNYISVMSVRSKINKLKLRLKRQGFQMRRQNIKIQEQGKKLREQDTLIAEMKKHLEEWEQKIGDLKAELSRSREETQKPDTIETCKRKHIDRLKSRESVRVQSKNLQAKKRKLIVERKSSTSPKDVQFKKFLSDLLDTEHMEDEIPSTSN; this comes from the exons ATGCCGTGTGTCGGAAATTCTTCCAACGACATGTTACAGTTGATAAACCTCCCCGACGTTGTTCTAGAAACAATTTTGTCTAACCTAACATACGATGAAATCGCTAGAAACAGAACG GTTTGCAAGCAGTTTGATCGAACTTGTAAAAAGCTTCTGAATCGAGGCTTCAACCTGATGGAAAAGTACCATGCTCAATGCCTAAGAGCAGTAAAATGTCAACTGCCCAGAAGGGAATCAGAGAGACGAAGTCACCCTTTGGCCCGTCACTGTGATATACTAACAGCTATAGAAACTAGGATTTCTATGCTATCAATGACTTTCATCAAATATGTCGACTTGAACCTGTGCTGTTTTATTCCTGGAAAA GTTATCGATGAGATATTCCGCGTCCTCCGGTTAATACGTGACGCAAAAACCCCACCGAGAGCTCATGAGATTCTGCAAGAGTTGCGAGATATCAGCAGCATGGCAATGGAacattttgatgaaaaaatattgccaaAATTGAAGCACAGCATTTGCACATCTGTTGTGAGTCACGTAGGTACTTATGACCTGCCAAACGCAAGCCTGATGATATCACATCATACCAATAGTGGGAATATTACACTGGCACATGGTTTGAGTCCTGAGAAATTGAACCAAACATTTCGCAAGATACAAAATCGGGCGAAAAGAAATTACATTTCTGTTATGTCAGTGAGAAGTAAGATAAACAAACTTAAATTGAGGTTGAAGAGGCAGGGTTTTCAGATGCGGAGACAGAATATCAAGATACAGGAACAAGGAAAAAAGCTTCGTGAACAAGACACTCTGATAGCGGAGATGAAGAAGCACCTTGAAGAGTGGGAACAAAAGATAGGTGACTTAAAAGCTGAACTGAGTAGGTCCAGGGAAGAAACGCAAAAGCCTGACACCATAGAAACCTGCAAAAGAAAGCATATCGATAGACTCAAGTCTCGAGAGTCGGTCCGAGTACAAAGTAAAAATCTTCAAGCTAAGAAGAGGAAATTGATTGTCGAACGTAAATCATCGACTAGCCCAAAAGATGTTCAgtttaaaaagtttttatcaGACCTGTTGGATACGGAACATATGGAGGATGAGATTCCATCTACGTCCAACTAA
- the LOC107219915 gene encoding cilia- and flagella-associated protein 91 — translation MLFFIICSDSPMIKIIIYRANLDPPKRIDINGQHRHLFYRRPVMPFLKPAVPTMRFHMNLEYDNMEKAMKDAAVRCCHLPDRTQTKQTQTDYRESEAQTSPWTPPYKVRPDENPEVLTIAHLSWGHGLPAGMHEVEIINRMRMKRAWEAILPPMDNATNIKTRTTIIEAMEIDDWAFREAEIQFMMDTRMELMEKYAKLKDAAREKSIGDRYQRVEDLIDKRRDMEIRNIRQKLGRELRKLTVKYHGGQNKWAKKCSAARGLGDSIFKLKKSAKNYHEIINRRILDDKNVPDADENDKYVLLPTYSELKAVKPKQKAHELCVRETRWNEEKLRKLHAELKSIRMDIKPDKNTSFMKRRYKLPPMPITPKLSNERNVNESQERAAVLIQTLVTGRAIQCVMFEGRDRCRELIEELQSTHWLQSDTKKLRQMEKRHVIELQQSENHRTLQEDRLNEILNMLEGMTLSGMLDYLSKELVRLKDERKAHAFALLAERERTKREAEEAGRRHLEEQRRRECDEMFRQMVKVNQDTVELYLEDIIKEGIEWVSDAEAKQYILETADKVDKTLQYANEHAQGLAEQEMVSDMIYNFVLPDVDKQIVRKRMLERQASYLKNAHAAIYNKILELPPIERKTPSTEPTAAGESDKTAEVEEERLTEPDQLVEELTEETSADWIKRRIIGEIISPEETLTGSILKHLISRSVLSDGKKIARYILENVIKDVEALVGNSQMSILISAKSSASGSSGSSYSSVSSAKSNAPPSHVKDTETLD, via the exons AtgctatttttcattatttgcaGTGACTCGCCgatgattaaaattattatttacaggGCAAATTTAGACCCACCAAAGCGTATTGATATCAATGGACAACACAGACACTTGTTTTACCGAAGACCAGTTATGCCGTTTTTAAAGCCAGCTGTTCCTACAATGCGATTTCACATGAATCTTGAATATGACAATATGGAAAAAGCTATGAAAGATGCGGCGGTACGCTGTTGCCATTTGCCAGATAGGACACAGACTAAGCAAACACAAACAGACTACAGAGAAAGCGAGGCACAAACGTCTCCGTGGACACCTCCTTACAAAGTGCGACCAG ACGAGAACCCTGAAGTTCTGACCATTGCCCATTTGAGTTGGGGTCATGGATTGCCAGCAGGAATGCACGAGGTGGAGATCATAAACAGAATGAGAATGAAAAGAGCTTGGGAGGCGATACTCCCTCCAATGGATAACGCGACTAACATCAAAACACGAACGACTATAATTGAAGCAATGGAAATTGATGACTGGGCGTTTCGCGAAGCC GAGATTCAATTTATGATGGACACACGAATGGaattgatggaaaaatatGCAAAGCTGAAGGATGCGGCGAGGGAGAAAAGCATAGGGGATCGGTACCAGAGAGTTGAAGATTTGATAGACAAAAGGCGAGATATGGAGATAAGAAATATCAGGCAAAAACTTGGACGAGAACTAAGAAAATTGACGGTAAAATATCACGGTGGTCAAAATAAATGGGCAAAAAAGTGCAGCGCAGCGAGAGGTCTTGGTGACTCGATtttcaagttgaaaaaaagtgcCAAGAACTATCACGAGATCATTAACAGAAGGATACTAGATGATAAGAATGTTCCCG ATGCAGATGAAAATGATAAGTACGTACTGCTGCCTACATATTCTGAGTTGAAGGCAGTTAAACCGAAGCAAAAGGCACATGAACTCTGTGTGCGAGAGACTAGAtggaacgaagaaaaattgagaaagcTTCATGCTGAATTAAAATCGATTAGAATGGACATCAAGCCGGATAAAAATACCAGCTTCATGAAACGTAGATACAAACTTCCACCTATGCCCATCACCCCAAAACTGTCAAACGAGCGTAACGTGAATGAAAGTCAGGAACGGGCAGCTGTATTGATTCAAACGTTAGTTACTGGAAGAGCGATTCAATGCGTT ATGTTCGAGGGACGAGATAGGTGTAGAGAACTGATTGAGGAACTTCAGTCAACGCATTGGCTTCAATCAGACACCAAGAAACTACGACAAATGGAAAAACGGCACGTTATAGAGCTTCAGCAAAGCGAAAATCACAGAACGCTGCAGGAAGATCGGTTGAACGAAATATTAAACATGCTGGAAGGCATGACGTTGTCCGGAATGTTGGACTACCTGAGCAAA gaGTTGGTGCGACTGAAAGATGAGCGTAAAGCGCACGCTTTCGCTCTGCTTGCCGAACGTGAAAGAACGAAGAGGGAGGCGGAAGAGGCTGGAAGGAGGCATCTGGAAGAACAACGTCGCAGAGAATGCGATGAAATGTTCAGGCAAATGGTGAAGGTAAATCAAGACACAGTCGAACTTTACTTGGAAGACATAATAAAGGAAGGCATCGAGTGGGTCTCAGACGCTGAAGCAAAGCAGTATATCCTAGAGACGGCTGATAAAGTGGATAAGACACTGCAATATGCAAATGAACA TGCTCAAGGTTTGGCTGAACAAGAAATGGTTTCTGATATGATTTACAACTTTGTACTCCCTGACGTCGACAAACAAATAGTGAGAAAGAGAATGCTTGAGCGGCAGGCTAGCTACCTAAAAAATGCACACGCTGCTATTTACAACAAGATATTGGAGCTACCACCCATCGAACGAAAAACACCCTCGACAGAGCCAACAGCTGCAGGTGAAAGTGACAAAACAGCGGAAGTGGAGGAGGAACGGTTAACAGAACCTGACCAGCTGGTCGAA GAACTAACGGAGGAAACAAGTGCAGATTGGATAAAACGTCGAATAATCGGGGAAATAATTAGTCCAGAAGAGACGTTGACTGGCAGCATATTAAAGCACCTTATCTCTCGCTCTGTGCTCTCTG ATGGCAAAAAAATCGCGCGTTACATACTTGAAAATGTTATCAAAGATGTGGAAGCCCTAGTTGGTAATTCTCAGATGTCAATATTAA TTTCAGCAAAATCCTCAGCCTCAGGATCATCTGGGTCCTCCTATTCTAGCG TTTCCAGTGCTAAGTCTAATGCTCCTCCAAGTCACGTCAAGGACACAGAGACTTTGGATTAG
- the LOC107219919 gene encoding uncharacterized protein LOC107219919, whose product MSPVYPTLPRLAVRDSLDDEDLSDVDDEVFIRDGRNGGLKIDDEGGVKRPLMAPRRKCKISRQTDRRRPNCKALLVPCCYGSIALLVLLGLITLVIFAVSVFPVPLTFLQNWLARGIKPKVPKLDIAACTSLSASTVWTRSLPKLTSEAPLRSLDANGDNIDDVIVAFSTGLSDIEAPQYVCNVYFGGQTECLGGVLALDGTTGETIWTHWSWHVIFSLDCSMDVNGDEIKDCIAAGRGGTMRAISGRDGSMIWALPLQDFDKSDHHRILDVYDANYMADIDGDEVGDIIAAHTMQIGTKRSSNVVVVSGKTGDILHKIAINNKEQLFLAPQTLVHPDGERILVIVTGSHEQLGGLYVASFSDLYAEFKLKELYHDSKKGILTQPVLADITGDGTEDIIVAKFNSTITAYDGRSFEQIWNYTVPNSEVISSPIPGYYNDDEIPDFMVKHQLGPGFPVYYYAVATILDGKSGKPLLENELQDSMSGQISGLSVTVDGYGNDWFLHWSADCLNHEGDRSVFEFLKTTSFSSRMGADLCKLRFNSTLSTKLLALSQHTAPPGLPIYISDEWKKLEYNNSIDPRKEAEKYSEMHPDYDGPNPEIGVSSITERSLRTHPSRRVGSSNSQNAENDIFADQFNYYPNSKLGNDFQDLKAGIANVGNNPETNVSGDFDSDEDWKDTNKWYDENKDYDLYDEESNHDIDVEKGNGIREQRSDFIDTTKIGNYTDNVKNELDPNMDYTNGQTENNKYNRTTNVEESLSYPEFDVNLDSSADTQQKRSINGNRNKSEGIQGQEEIAVGNLQNSRKYERFFKINKRPNHELLPKKNEHQSSSDKNAGKVVEARLLHKGSVLNVSILDVTEIRNSSDQPGWIAKIIERPKEPNGMEKVEVVVNEVRAKDSWVTRDIFSKVTKNNEEDANIEKIFKRESMKNRQIFLNNNNNNKIKSKREAKLVDSQNEYVDGVQRQPPTGILLPSLERIGKPSNSVDLVFLTSWLPPSDASVILLQQDLDCIHRKRKESTSPGSRGKNTKKERTQTILECLAERGIDYKILQEGTDRENVKIPLGQMTIYRMKLECVCPEDMLAGQTCRSISSQQSWPQHLGPSTNGYFKPLRKPAS is encoded by the exons ATGTCGCCTGTGTACCCAACATTGCCCAGGTTGGCTGTACGCGACAGTTTGGACGATGAGGATCTAAGTGACGTTGATGACGAGGTGTTCATAAGAGATGGAAGAAACGGAGGTCTGAAGATAGATGACGAAGGAGGAGTCAAAAGGCCGTTAATGGCACCCCGTAGAAAATGCAAAATAAGTAGACAAACAGATAGGAGAAGACCAAATTGTAAAGCACTGTTGGTTCCCTGCTGCTATGGAAGTATAGCGCTGCTCGTTCTCTTAGGACTAATCACCCTGGTCATATTTGCCGTCAGTGTATTTCCTGTCCCGTTAACATTTCTACAGAACTGGCTTGCACGAGGCATTAAACCCAAGGTTCCTAAACTTGATATCGCCGCTTGTACATCACTTTCTGCAAGCACTGTCTGGACCAGGTCTTTACCCAAATTGACATCAGAAGCTCCTCTGCGAAGCCTAGATGCTAATGGCGACAATATCGACGACGTCATTGTCGCCTTCAGTACAG GACTAAGTGACATTGAAGCTCCTCAGTACGTGTGCAACGTATACTTTGGAGGTCAGACTGAATGCTTGGGTGGAGTCCTTGCTCTGGATGGAACGACCGGGGAGACAATATGGACGCACTGGTCTTGGCATGTAATATTTTCCCTGGATTGTTCTATGGACGTCAATGGTGACGAGATTAAAGACTGCATCGCAGCTGGCCGAGGTGGGACAATGCGCGCTATAAGCGGGCGAGACGGTTCTATGATATGGGCATTGCCGCTTCAAGATTTCGATAAATCCGACCATCACAGAATCCTAGATGTTTATGATGCTAATTACATGGCTGATATAGACGGTGATGAGGTCGGAGATATTATTGCTGCTCATACGATGCAAATAGGTACCAAGAGATCCAGTAATGTTGTTGTCGTGTCTGGGAAAACTGGGGACATTCTTCACAAAATTGCTATAAACAACAAGGAACAGTTGTTCCTTGCCCCACAGACTCTGGTCCACCCAGACGGGGAAAGAATACTCGTCATAGTTACAGGAAGCCACGAACAGCTAGGAGGACTATACGTCGCTTCATTTTCAGACCTTTACGCAGAATTT AAGCTGAAAGAACTATATCATGACTCGAAAAAAGGTATCTTGACACAGCCTGTCCTTGCAGATATAACAGGAGATGGTACAGAAGATATCATAGTAGCCAAGTTCAATTCCACGATTACCGCTTATGATGGGCGATCATTTGAGCAGATATGGAACTACACAGTTCCAAATTCAGAAGTAATTAGTAGTCCGATTCCCGGTTATTACAATGACGATGAAATTCCAGATTTTATGGTGAAGCACCAACTTGGGCCAGGATTTCCAGTGTATTATTATGCAGTGGCCACAATTTTGGATGGAAAAAGCGGTAAACCATTGTTAGAAAACGAACTGCAAGACAGTATGAGTGGTCAAATTTCAGGATTGTCTGTTACCGTTGATGGGTATGGCAATGACTGGTTCTTACACTGGTCAGCCGACTGTTTGAACCATGAAGGAGACAGAAGCGTGTTCGAGTTTCTCAAAACtacgtcattctcttctcgaATGGGAGCAGATCTCTGCAAGTTACGATTCAATTCCACACTGTCTACTAAATTGTTGGCATTAAGTCAGCACACTGCACCTCCTGGGCTGCCAATATATATTTCTgatgaatggaaaaagttGGAGTACAATAATTCCATTGATCCCCGAAAGGAGGCTGAGAAATATTCAGAAATGCACCCAGATTATGACGGACCTAATCCAGAAATTGGCGTTTCATCCATCACTGAAAGATCGCTGAGAACTCACCCAAGCCGTCGCGTCGGGTCGAGCAACTCCCAGAATGCCGAGAATGATATTTTTGCAgatcaattcaattattatccGAATTCGAAACTTGGTAATGATTTCCAAGATCTCAAAGCAGGCATTGCCAATGTTGGTAACAACCCTGAAACCAACGTGTCTGGAGATTTTGATTCTGATGAGGATTGGAAAGACACCAACAAATGgtatgatgaaaataaagattACGATCTTTACGATGAAGAATCAAACCATGACATTGATGTAGAAAAAGGTAACGGAATCCGCGAACAGCGCAGCGATTTTATTGATACTACAAAAATCGGTAACTATACGGacaatgtgaaaaatgaattagaCCCGAATATGGATTATACAAATGGACAAACCGAGAACAACAAGTACAATCGGACAACAAACGTTGAGGAAAGCCTGAGCTATCCGGAATTTGATGTAAACTTGGACAGTTCTGCTGACACTCAACAGAAGCGGAGTATCAATGGTAATAGAAATAAGTCTGAGGGAATTCAAGGTCAAGAAGAAATAGCTGTcggaaatttacaaaatagcCGGAAGtatgaaagatttttcaaaataaacaaGCGGCCAAATCATGAACTACTGCCCAAAAAAAACGAGCATCAATCTTCAAGTGACAAAAATGCTGGCAAAGTTGTGGAAGCACGCCTACTCCATAAAGGATCTGTTCTGAATGTATCAATTCTCGATGTAACCGAAATAAGAAATTCTAGCGATCAACCAGGCTGGATAGCAAAAATCATTGAGAGACCAAAAGAGCCAAACGGTATGGAAAAAGTAGAAGTAGTCGTGAATGAGGTGAGAGCGAAGGATTCTTGGGTGACGAGGGACATATTTTCCAaggtaacaaaaaataatgaagaagaTGCGAACATTGAGAAGATATTTAAACGGGAATCAATGAAGAACCGacaaatttttctgaataataataacaacaacaaaatcaaatcaaaGAGAGAAGCAAAACTTGTTGATTCTCAGAACGAATATGTGGATGGTGTACAAAGACAACCGCCTACTGGCATATTGTTGCCTTCTTTGGAGAGAATTGGAAAGCCTTCAAATTCAGTTGATTTAGTGTTTTTAACGTCATGGCTGCCGCCTTCTGATGCCTCTGTTATCCTGCTTCAACAGGACCTGGACTGTATtcatagaaaaagaaaagaatctaCATCGCCTGGTTCTCGTGGGAAGAATACTAAAAAAGAACGAACACAGACGATACTTGAGTGCCTGGCAGAACGTGGCATTGATTACAAGATACTTCAAGAAGGCACTGATAGAGAGAACGTGAAAATACCCCTAGGTCAAATGACAATTTACAGAATGAAATTAGAATGCGTTTGTCCTGAAGATATGCTGGCAGGACAGACTTGCAGAAGTATATCGTCGCAGCAAAGCTGGCCTCAGCATTTGGGGCCTTCGACAAACGGGTATTTCAAACCCCTGAGAAAACCAGCTTCTTGA
- the LOC107219929 gene encoding U3 small nucleolar ribonucleoprotein protein MPP10, with protein MKSSRVFHDIINVVEANTKKTENYLSIQAGASLEFRHTIKSLYDFTKEESGRMTEALPELITEGFDTEQIWQQLELQNEGELPHILTGVSRSLIAGKRLKLPVKLTRSDEQQSNDKSGLDQSLDGEQVSSYDSDLSDGDLSNLDIEGLGKQMRKKKSKRVAKRKTPPSIVDDKFFKLQELDEYLTKEDKREMQKGKSNEEDSDDADEESVDLFEYVSDNGSEDNETDPRLVKFKDFFDQPQSNDESNSETESNHFNEESENDTNLSVDEEETTEPHKKRVKFSVNDQSASSSSEEDESKKEGTTEIKSSLETRQERLRRKIEELEEAAISEKPWQLKGEVDAASRPQDSLLQEHVEFDITSRPAPVITEETTLKLEDIIKQRIKDKAWDDVEKKFKPVETPMEYKKKLVLDQEKSKLSLAQIYENEYLKQKEALNPDNEERETEEPKEHIEIRNMMHSLFSKLDALSNFHYTPKLARPDVKIVSNLPAVTMEEVAPIATSDATLLAPEEIKAKSRGDLIGRAERTETDMKRERRQKKLNQRDREKAKEKREKIVGKLKPGLGNKYSKEKAAKMIDSLSKERNISKIDETSGKTAKSSTAFFDQLQDQVNFHIKSKDGNVRKKKDKKALSAVKLKL; from the exons ATGAAGAGCTCGAGGGTTTTCCACGACATCATCAACGTCGTAGAAGCAAACACcaagaaaactgaaaattatttgag CATACAGGCAGGTGCATCGTTGGAATTCCGTCACACGATAAAATCCCTTTATGATTTTACTAAGGAAGAATCTGGTCGCATGACGGAGGCGTTGCCAGAGCTAATCACAGAGGGTTTTGATACTGAGCAAATATGGCAACAGCTAGAACTCCAGAATGAAGGAGAATTGCCTCATATTCTGACAGGAGTCTCTAGATCGTTGATTGCGGGTAAGAGACTGAAACTACCTGTCAAGCTAACGAGGAGTGATGAACAACAAAGCAATGATAAATCAGGCCTCGATCAATCTTTGGATGGCGAACAGGTATCTTCCTACGATTCAGACCTAAGTGACGGCGACTTAAGTAATTTAGACATAGAAGGACTGGGGAAGCAGATGAGGAAGAAGAAATCGAAAAGAGTGGCCAAAAGAAAAACACCGCCCTCGATAGTAGATGATAAATTCTTCAAACTCCAAGAATTGGATGAGTACCTCACGAAAGAAGATAAAAGAGAAATGCAAAAAGGGAAGTCGAATGAAGAAGACAGTGATGATGCCGATGAGGAGTCTGTCGACTTATTTGAATATGTTTCTGATAATGGAAGCGAAGACAACGAAACTGACCCAAGACTAGTAAAGTTTAAAGATTTCTTTGATCAACCACAGAGCAACGATGAATCAAACTCTGAGACTGAGAGCAATCATTTTAATGAAGAATCTGAGAACGATACCAACCTATCTGTagatgaagaagaaacaaCAGAACCTCATAAGAAACGCGTTAAATTCAGTGTCAATGATCAATCGGCTTCAAGTAGTTCAGAGGAAGATGAATCTAAAAAGGAAGGAACTACAGAGATAAAATCCAGCCTAGAAACACGTCAAGAAAGACtgcgaagaaaaatagagGAATTGGAAGAAGCAGCAATTTCAGAAAAACCTTGGCAATTAAAGGGTGAAGTTGATGCTGCATCTAGGCCACAGGATTCACTGCTGCAGGAGCACGTTGAGTTTGACATAACTTCCAGACCAGCTCCTGTGATCACTGAAGAAACAACATTGAAGTTAGAGGATATAATAAAGCAGAGAATAAAAGACAAAGCTTGGGACGATGTTGAGAAGAAATTTAAACCTGTTGAAACCCCaatggaatataaaaaaaagctgGTGTTAGACCAGGAGAAGAGCAAACTTAGTCTGGCACAGATTTATGAAAATGAATACTTGAAACAAAAGGAAGCGTTGAACCCTGACAACGAGGAACGAGAAACTGAGGAACCTAAAGAACACATTGAAATTCGTAATATGATGCATTCTTTGTTCAGCAAACTTGACGCtctttccaattttcattACACTCCAAAATTG GCCAGGCCTGACGTCAAAATCGTTAGCAACCTTCCTGCTGTAACGATGGAGGAAGTAGCTCCGATAGCCACAAGTGATGCAACTTTATTGGCACCAGAAGAAATAAAAG CAAAATCGCGTGGCGACCTGATCGGCAGAGCCGAGAGAACTGAGACGGACATGAAACGTGAAAGGCGTCAAAAGAAGTTGAATCAACGAGACAGAGAGAAAGCTAAAGAAAAGCGGGAAAAGATTGTTGGGAAATTGAAACCTGGTCTTGGAAATAAGTACAGTAAGGAAAAAGCAGCAAAGATGATTGACAGTTTGAGTAAGGAGCGTAATATTTCAAAGATAGATGAAACGAGTGGAAAGACGGCAAAGTCTTCCACAGCATTCTTTGATCAGCTTCAGGATCAAgtcaattttcatataaaatcGAAAGACGGCAATGTGCGGAAGAAGAAAGACAAGAAGGCATTATCCGCGGTGAAATTAAAACTCTGA